CGAAAAAGCATGAGGCCTAATTTATTGGACTGCTGACAAAATATCAGACATTGAAATACATCGGACTACAATATGcgtcccaaaaaagaaaagaaaaacttccaCATAGGTGGAAAAAGACCCCACAAAGGGAGGAGTTATTGAAATGGTCCAAGATTAGAAAACCCAAGTGGAGGGAGGGCATGgaccaaacaaaggaaaaaagtgTCTATCTTCACTTCTCTAGCCATTGTAGGTGTATCGATCAACATCCACATCCATCTTTGAAAAAAGGGGTTGGAACATCTATCTCGGAATGAATTAGACCTTTTTTGAGTAGAGGTGGTCGTCTAGCATACACAAAACATGGTAGCAGTGTCAGGTTACCTCCAAAAGATAGCATACACAAAACATGGTAGCAGTGTCAGGTTACCTCCAAAAGATAGACGTGAGAATAAATTTGAGAAAATGGTGGCAAATTTGGCAGAGAGTAGGAAAGGGATCGATGAAGGGAAGTTTAAGATTTTCGGTTTAGGAATGGGATTTGGGAAGGTTggaggagaagatcgaggaGAGGGGTAGTATGGACTATGGACTGAGTATTCTTAATCCACCATTTTGCGGTTTGATAATCCAGCCACCACCATCTCTGGCCATCACTCACCAGAACCATCACCACCGCATCTTCTCTAGCCTACTCTCCATTGTCTCCCGTTCTTACCCCATCCCATCCTACTCAACCTCTCTCATGTGTAGGACAAGCGCTTCAAGATGTAAAAACCTAGGGTACACATGCTCTTAATCATTCATATGACAGAGGCCTGTCCATCATCACTATAGCCACCTTGCAAGATCTGAAAACCTAGACTTTCTTCCGGAATTACAATGCCATACGTTGAACAGTTGTTCGGCTATGGTGGCTGGTTGTCCAAAGTTGGAGGCATCAATGGTCTTGTCTGGGGATGGGGTGGTTGTAGGAGGTGGGCTGAGGGAGCTGGGAGGAGGGTGGTTATGAGAcgtggagaaggagaaggaggtGGTGGTTGGGCTAGGAGAGTTGGAGGAGGTGATGTTGGTGACTGAGGGGGGCGGCGTGCTCCACGTGGGTATTGAGAAAAACAATGGAGATAGTGGTAAATTGGTAATTTAGCATGGTAGGTGATTTAGAGCCAATCCAACTCAGTACTCCGGGAGTATATTTTCCCCCACCTCACTTAATATGTAGGGCTTAAATGCGTGAGCCTCAAATGTTATGTGAGGGGATGGGATATACTCggaacattgaataattttccatcTTGTGAAGATTTTCCTTCATCAAATCCACCTCTTGTGGAAAAGGTGAAGATATCCAACAAGAAGATCCTACTATTTCAAGCCAGAACATTTGATTTAGAATACAACTCCAAATCTTGTCTTAAAATGCTAAATGAAGGAAAGTGCAAGGTGTAGTGGTCAACTACCAAAATTGATGGCTGACAATTAATATGTCAACGAAAATATGGGAGTTCCGAGAAATGCCAAGTACACAACTTTAAATTACCACTCTGGACGCTACTGCATCCAAAGCCGTCCGATGCACATGGTCCCGCGTACATCATACGACTCCGAACACGGTTGCATCCAGGGATTGTGTTCCTAGACGTACTTTTCGTTTCAGCAGATTCCATTTATTGATGACATTTAAAAAGGCAATGATGATACCCATTTGCCAGCTAATGAGTTTGGTGAATTTTCCCCATGTATTGTTGAAGTTAGTTACTCCAAAGGGTTGGGACTAGGGGCCTCTCTTTCTATTCCTCCTATGAAAACTGGcagaggaaaaaaacaaaagctcGTCATAGCCCAGACATGAATGCCAAAACCTGTCTCAATTAACTGAATTCACTGCGGTGTACCGTTTTCAGTTTCCCTCATCAAAATTTAGATCAATTTCTCCAACTTGGATAAGTATGCGAAAATGTTGCGCCCAAATCCTATTCGGAAAACCAAGGCATCCTGAGAGTCTTTGTACCTTTGGGACAAGTTTTACGGTGTCGGAGAGAGAAACGAAAGGAAGATCAGATGAGTTTATTTGCGTGTTGTAGGATGGACCGCAGCGATTCGATCAAGGGGAGTTCTGTGGTTTATGCAAAGAGTCAtcagaaggagaagaagaatgcTAGAAAATACGATGATGATCAAGAGGCATTGGCCACCATCGTGAGAAGCATCTCAATGCGGTCAGGTCGGTCAAGGGCAACctttttgtcgatttctgatTTCTTTTGTGAAATCGTATCCATGACATAATCAGattctctttttcttcgatTTTCCTATCGCGTTTATCGCAAAATATGAGTTCTTGGATAGGAGGTTATTGTATTcaaatttcagttttttttttaatatcgtGCCTATGCATGGCATGAGTTGCGTAACCATCTTCTGCGCGctttcttattttctcttttgatctGCCAGCTTTCATCTTCCGCTGAAGTTTTCACAAAATTACGAGGAATTAATGATGAAGTATACGCAAATCCATTCTACATGGCAATGGTTTTTGTATTTGATTGTTTTTCTGCtttggtttttcctttttttcatgGCAATGGTTACCTTTGTGGATTGAACCTTTGAATAATCCAACTGTATGGTTGGACAAATTCAGACCATTGTATTTTTTAAGGTTCTACATTTACGCCTGTTCTCGTTTCCCCATCACGGCACTCTATCTGAACGGCTAATGTCGTTGCATGGTTCGTTGAATCGTCGGGCACCCTAGAGGGATGGAACAAGAAAACACAAGCATATATATAGCCTGTATCAAGAATATATCGAGGAGCTGATAATCCGGTTCCGAAAGATTTCCTTCATGGTACATGCCCAGAACCAAGAATCAGTCTGCACATTCTAGGCATCCTTGTGGCTGCCCAATGcctattaatttttatttttcggtacaTCGGAAATCAACCCAATGCCTATTCTAAACTACTGGTTCTCACCATGAATGTGCAGGCAGCATAAAGCAGAGAAAACTAGCAGAAGAGATACTCAAATTCGGGAAAGTAAAAGTGGCTGCTGAAGTTTTCACATTCCGTCAATTAGCCGCTGCAACAAACAACTTCAACGCTGATCTGCTGTTGGGTGAGGGAGGATTTGGAAGGGTGTACAAAGGCCACATTAGGACCACAAGTCAAGTCTGTTACCCGCCTTCTCACTTTCTGCGTTTTTGTTATTGTGTCGTTTGGTAACTTTTTTTTCGGTCTCATGCTTCATTTTTTATGGCATTCAGCCTGTGGCTGTGAAGCAACTTGACAAGAATGGAGTGCAGGGCAATAGAGAATTCCTCGCGGAGGTTTTGACACTCAGTCTTGTAAACCATCCGAACCTCGTCAATCTGATTGGATATTGCGCCGATGGGCATCAACGAATTTTGGTATATGAATACATGTCCAATGGGTCTTTGGAGGATCACCTTCTTGGTATGTCCACAAACATTTCTGATTTTCTCTGATGTGGTTCTTCACACGGGCAAATTGGCTGTTTATTTTACATATGGATTTCCCAAAAAATTTGACCTTACAAGAATCAAACAAGATTAGTAAAATTCTCCAATCTAGAACAATATAATAACTAAAATTTTGGGACAAGATGACCAATAAAGTATAGGAAAATGACTACTTTATACATGGGGACAAGTCACCCAATTATAAAATGATGGAAGTCATAATGAAAAAAGGACAATTATTGTGAATAGGTCCTTCTATTGACGAGTCCTATTGAGGAGTGTGGACTCATTCCATCATAAGGAATAATATCAGTGCCCATTGtgtaaatcaaaccaaacaaagccttaagtcccaatcaattggagtTGGCTGCATGAATTTGTTTTCTCATTGAGCTTTGTTGAGGCCATCACCCATTACATATTGGTACATATTGAGTGGAGAATGAATAAATCGGTGTCTCCTTATTCTATCAGCATAATTGTTAAcaacaatataaattttttcTGTCAGATTTACCCCAAGGCAAGAATCCACTTGATTGGTTCACTAGAATGAAGATAGCAAAAGGAGCAGCTGAAGGGCTCGAATACTTGCATGATACCGTGGATCCTCCAATTATCTATCGTGATTTCAAACCATCCAATATCTTACTGGATGAAGACTTCATTCCCAAGTTATCTGATTTTGGACTTGCTAAGTTAGGTCCAACAGGAGACCAGCAACATGTGTCCACAAGGGTCATGGGGACTTACGGATACTGCGCACCAGAGTACGCCATGACAGGTAAGCTGACAACTAAGTCTGACGTGTACAGCTTTGGGGTTGTGTTTCTGGAGATCATAACGGGAAGGAGAGTTATCGATATGGCGAGACCACCAGCGGAGCAAAACCTGATTGTTTGGGTGGGTATTTGCATAGACGATTTTTCATAGTTTACACTTTCATGCTTCTCTCAGTAGTTTGAGATTTCAGAATCAGTTTCACAGAACGCTTTTCATCATTTCATATTTGAGGTTATTCTCcagcaaaaacagtttttgagaatttgaatACATCTTTTTGGTGTTATTGTAAAAATAggtatatttttcaaaatgttaaAACATATTCCTCTGATTTCCCCTAACAAGTTTTCTGAAAACAATGTTCTGAAAAACTTATTCATAAAAAGTAAGGATCCAAATGGGGAATTCATAGTCGTCTATTTATTCTGTTCTTTTGTCCATATTGCAGGCAGCACCACTTCTGAAGGACAGAAGAAAGTGCACCCTAATGGCTGACCCAAGACTTGAAGGGAACTACCCTACGAAGGGACTCTATCAAGCACTTGCTGTTGCAGCCATGTGTCTCCAAGACGAAGCTAGCACCCGACCGTTGATCTGTGATGTTGTTACCGCTCTCGAGTATTTGGCTATGCCATGAAATGAAACTGGAGTTTTCACATACAGTTACGTTAAGGAAATGGCAAAATGAGAGCTTATATTGCAACCTGATGAATTTGAGCTCTTTGAATTATGTATGTCAGTGGCAAAATGAGAGCGTATATTGCAACCTGATGAATTTGAGCTCTTGTGCATTCAGAGATGTGTTTGTTTGTATATTTCAAGTGGTGTGTGGTTATGGACCTTATGGTTATCTGACTTTATAAGACCAGTTGAGAGTTCAGTTTATAGAGAGCTTGTTCTGTTGGTTGAAACATTTACAACTAGAATGGAAGGTCAATGCACTAGAAATCTTAACTTTTTTCGGAACAAACTCTCTCAACAATGAGAGGGGAAGCCACATTCCCTGACCTCCCAAACGAAGTTTAGCCACATTCCCCCACCTCTTATCTAAGTTTCATGTAAGTTTCGCTGTTGAGTTTCACCTCCAGGCCCTTCGTATCCCCTAGAGATGATGGCCCGTAATCAAGAGTAAAATCAAGTTTTTCGTGAGGGCCAACTTTATCCTCTTCCCCACCAGATGAgggaaacccttttttttttttttggggggggggggggggggtaagtAATGAGGAAACCTTGTTAGTAATGATAAATGTTCTTGTACTAGATAGGGACTATgttaaactttacaaaatgaaatgttTCGAAACTGGAGTAAAGTGGCAGATCTTCTGATGTTAAGACAGGAAGGTTTCTTATTCAACCACAATGAAAGCACTTGTTCAATCTTTTAGACACCTGAGGATTCCACTTGGAAACTCTGACATGAATAGTTGTAGTAATTTGTTCCTTGATTAACTTAACAGGGAATCTTATATGAAGAACACATCATAAGCAACTTAATTTGTAGCAAAAATGAGTGGCGAAAAGTACAGAGACGCAGACACTAGATCATGTTCTGATCTTGTACGAGACCATTATATCAGGTGTTGATCGCAAGAGTGTAGGTAGATCAGAGAGAAATCTTAACCTCATTACGAcataaaaatataaacaaaaatcaaagtGAGTCATATCTGCTGAAGACAACTTGATCATATCATGGTACATGCGACGAAGGCTTTCCCGAATTATGCTTATCTTGAGTGATTCTTGCAAAATTTGTGTTTCAATGTGAACTGAGATTTGTTAGGACTTTCGTTTCTCCACAGGGTGCTGTTGGAGTTGATCAGAAATTGTGACTTCAGAAAACACAGTTAACCCTATGttcaaatcaaaacaataataaCAAAACTATGGAACCATACATACAAGATACGAGATGATCCATGTCTAGAGCTCATATTTCTTCACATCAGCCTTAAGATTCCGGTAATTGAACCCCGGAATTCCATTCAAACTATTATCTTCAACTTCCACGGAGGAGCACATGCTTGGAACGAACCCCCCACTGcctcttctcttcttcctcctccacgTCATTACCAAAAACCCGAAACTAGGCAAGAAattactgctgctgctgctgctgctactacTGCTACTTCTTCTGGAAGAAGTAGATGCCACACCCCCACCTACAATGTGCTCCTGTGGCTTTCTAGATTCTAGCTCTAGACCGCGGAAATACTCAATTTCCTTCATCACAAGCGATGCCACGGTGCCTCTCGTGCCTACCTCAACCGGGGACGTTGTTGCACCCATCTTTTCAGAAACTTGAGTAAAGATTACCAGCTAGAAGATAACACTAGTAAtcatttatgaattttttttcaggaGATTCGTGGTTGTGGATCAGCTGGGTT
The sequence above is a segment of the Rhododendron vialii isolate Sample 1 chromosome 13a, ASM3025357v1 genome. Coding sequences within it:
- the LOC131313448 gene encoding probable serine/threonine-protein kinase PBL23, coding for MSLFACCRMDRSDSIKGSSVVYAKSHQKEKKNARKYDDDQEALATIVRSISMRSGSIKQRKLAEEILKFGKVKVAAEVFTFRQLAAATNNFNADLLLGEGGFGRVYKGHIRTTSQPVAVKQLDKNGVQGNREFLAEVLTLSLVNHPNLVNLIGYCADGHQRILVYEYMSNGSLEDHLLDLPQGKNPLDWFTRMKIAKGAAEGLEYLHDTVDPPIIYRDFKPSNILLDEDFIPKLSDFGLAKLGPTGDQQHVSTRVMGTYGYCAPEYAMTGKLTTKSDVYSFGVVFLEIITGRRVIDMARPPAEQNLIVWAAPLLKDRRKCTLMADPRLEGNYPTKGLYQALAVAAMCLQDEASTRPLICDVVTALEYLAMP